The Lolium perenne isolate Kyuss_39 chromosome 6, Kyuss_2.0, whole genome shotgun sequence genome segment ctcatgagttgatgaatgagctgaaagctatattcgagactcatgcggccatggaatgctatgaagcatcgaaacatttcttcagctgtatgatggaagaaggcagctccgttagtgagcacatgctcgccatgaccgggcatgcgaagaaactcagtgacttgggaatagtgattcctaatagactggggattaatcgtgtccttcaatcactgccaccaagttacaagaactttgtgataaactacaatatgcagaacatgaacaaggagttacctgaactctttggcatgctaaaagctgctgagattgagatcaagaaagagcaccaagtgttgatggtcaacaagaccaccagtttcaagaaacagggcaagtctaagggaaaattcaagaagggtggcaagaaagctgccacgcctcctatgaaacctaagaacggccctaagcctgatgctgagtgctattactgcaaggagaagggacactggaagcgtaattgctccaagtatttggcagatctgaagagcggccttgtcaagaagaagaaagaaggtatatctgatatacatgttatagatgtttatctcactagttctcgttctagtacctgggtatttgatactggttcggttgctcatatttgtaactcgaaacaggaactaaagaataaacgacaactgctgaaagatgaagtgacgatgcgcgttggaaatggatccaaggtcaatgtgatcgcagtcggcacacttcctctacatctaccttcgggattagttttaagcctaaataattgctattatgtacctgcgttgagcatgaacattatatctggatcttgtttaatgcaagacggttattcattcaagtctgagaataatggttgttctatttttatgaataatatcttttatggtcgagcaccacaaaagaatggcttatttctgttagatctcgatagtagtgatacgcacatacataacattgatgctaagcgaattaaacttaatgataattctacttatatgtggcactgtcgtcttggtcatattggagtgaaacgcatgaagaaactccatactgatggattacttgaatcacttgactttgagtcacttgatagatgcgaagcatgtctaatgggaaaaatgacaaagactccattttctggtatgatggagcgagctactgacttattagaaatcatacataccgatgtatgtggaccaatgagcgtagcatcgcgcggtggttatcgttatgttctaaccttcacagatgatctgagtagatatgggtatatctatttcatgaaacataaatccgaaactttcgagaagtttaaggaatttcaaagtgaagtagaaaatcaacgtaacaagaagatcaaatttctacgatctgatcgtggaggtgaatatctgagttatgagtttggcatgcatttaaagaaatgcggaatactttcacaattgacaccgccgggaacacctcaatgaaacggtgtgtccgaacgtcgtaatcgaactctcttagatatggttcgtagtatgatgtctcttactgatttgccgttatcattttggagttatgcattagagacagccgcattcactttaaattgagcaccatcaaaatccgtagaaacgacaccgtatgaattatggtttaataagaaacctaagctgtcgttcctgaaagtttggggttgcgaagcctatgtaaagaagttacaaccggacaagctagaacccaaagcggagaaatgcgtcttcataggataccctaaggaaactatagggtacactttctatcacagatccgaaggcaaaatctttgttgctaagaacggaacctttcttgagaaagaatttctcactaaagaagtgactggaagaaaagtagaactcgatgagattgatgaatctatactcgttgatcagagtagcgcagtaccggaagttgtactgcatcgcctacaccggcaacgagaggaagctaatgataatgatcatgaaacttcgaacgaggaaactactgaacttcgcagatcgacaagggaacgtgccactcctgattggtatgatccttgtctaaatgtcatgattgtagataacaatgatgaggaccctgcgacgtatgaagaagcgatgatgagcccagattccaacaaatggcaagaggccatgaaatccgaaatgggatccatgtatgataacaaagtatggactttagtagatttacctgatagccgaaaggctgtcgagaataaatggatcttcaagagaaaaacagatgctgatggtaatattactgtctataaagctcgacttgtcgcaaagggtttccgacaaattcaaggagttgactacgatgagactttctcacctgtagcgaagctaaaatctgtgaggattttgttagcaatagctgcatttttcgattatgagatttggcagatggatgtcaaaacggcgttccttaatggagacattgaggaagagttgtatatggtacaacccaaaggttttgtcgatcctaaaaatgctgacaaagtatgcaaacttcagcgttcaatctatggactgaagcaagcatcaagaagttggaaccgacgctttgataaggtgatcaaagacttcgggtttatacagtgtcatggagaggcctgtatttacaagaaagtgagtgggagctctgtagcattcctgatattatatgtagatgacatattattgattgggaatgatatagaactattaagcagtgttaaaggttatttgaataatagtttttcaatgaaagaccttggtgaagcatcatatatattaggcatcaagatttatagagatagatcaagacgcctaatagggctatcacagagtacatatctggacaagattctaaagaagtttagaatggacgaaagtaagaaagggttcttacctatgttaccaggcaaggtattgagtaaaactcaaggaccggctacggcagaagaaagagaaaggatgagtaacatcccctatgcctcggcagtaggatctatcatgtatgccatgctatgtactagaccagatatagcacatgctgttagtttgactagcagatatcaaagtgatccaggaatggaacactggacagcggtcaagaatatcctgaagtacttgaaaagaactaaggatatgtttctttgttatggaggtgaccaagagctcgttgtaaacggttacaccgatgcaagttggaacacgatcccgatgactctaagtcacaatctgggtacgtgtttatattgaatggtgctgcgataagcttggcaatctcgaagcagtgcacggtggcgaagtcttcaacagaatcggagtacatagcggcttcagaggtttcatcagaagcggtatggatgaagaggttcattgtagagctcggtgtggttcctagtgcattggacccattaatcatttactgtgataacatgggtgccatcgccaatgcacaagagccaaggtcacacaagaggctgaagcatatcaagctgcgttatcactcgattcgcgagtacatcgaagatggagaagtaaagatttgcaaagtacacactgatctgaatgtagcagatccgttgactaaagctctccctagggcaaagcatgaccaacaccagaatgccatgggtgttaggtatattacaatgtaatctagattattgactctagtgcaagtgggagactgaaggagatatgccctagaggcaataataaagtggttattatttatatctttatgtttatgataaatgtttatatatcatgctagaattgtattaaccgaaacattagtacatgtgtgatatgtagacaaacaagaagtccctagtatgcctcttaaactagcttgttgattaatggatgattagtttcataatcatgaacattggatgttattaataacaaggttatgtcattgtgtgaatgatataatggatacacctaattaagcgtagcataagatctcgtcattaagttatttgctataagctttcgatacatagttacctagtccttatgaccatgagatcatgtaaatcacttataccggaaaggtactttgattacaccaaacaccactgcgtaaatgggtggctataaaggtgggattaagtatccggaaagtatgagttgaggcatatggatcaacagtgggatttgtccatcccgatgacggatagatatactctgggccctctcggtggaatgtcgtctaatgtcttgcaagcatatgaaaaagttcataagagaccacataccacggtacgagtaaagagtgcttgtcaggagacgaggttgaacaaggtatagagtgataccgaagatcaaacctcggacaagtaaaatatcgtgagacaaagggaattggtaatttatgtgaatggttcattcgatcactaaagtcatcgttgaatatgtgggagccattatggatctccagatcccgctattggttattggtcggagtgagtactcaaccatgtccgcatagttctcgaaccgtagggtgacacacttaaagttagatgttgaaatggtagttcttgaatatggaatggagttggaatatttgttcggagtcccggatgagatcccggacatcacgaggagttccggaatggtccggagaataagattcatatataggatgtcattttatgtgaataaaatgtcgcggaaggttctatggaaagttctagaaggttctagaaaagtccggaagaaaccaccaaggaaggtggagtccacaagggactccacctccatggccggccagccctagtgggggtggagtcccaagtggactccaccatagggggccggccaccccccacatgggaggtgggaatcccacctttgggtgggagtcctagttgggctaggtttgccccctcctatggaaggttttggtttcgggtcttattcgaagacttggacaccaacacttgggatccacctatataatgaggggccaagggagggggccggccacccccaagaccatagcttggccgccccccttgagtggccggccaccccctcccaaaccctagctttgctcctccactccatattgcccgcatagcttagcgaagctccgccggacttctacaccgccaccgacaccacgccatcgtgctgtcggattcaagaggagctactacttccgctgcccgctggaacggggaggtggacgtcgtcttcatcaacaaccgaacgtgtgaccgagtacggaggtgctgcccgttcgtggcgccggaaccgatcgtgatcaagatcttctacgcgcttttgcaagcggcaagtgatcgtctaccgcagcaacaagagcctcatcttgtaggctttggaatctcttcaagggtgagactcgataccccctcgttgctaccgtcttctagattgcatcttggcttggattgcgtgttcgcggtaggaaaatttttgttttctatgcaacgttatcctacagacacGGCCACCAAATTCAAATAGGTTTTGGAATAAGAGGTTTGGGCCAACACATGGCCACCAGATCGCCGTCTCCGGCGCAAAAAAAGGGCTTCCAAGCCAGATGATCACATGATGGAGGTCACGGACGGCTCAACCTTGACGACTTCCTCATCGGCGGCCGGCGGAAGCTCCGTCGCTACAACAGGATCCACGGTCGGTGCCGGGGTAGACATGAACGCGGGCGGTGCATGGGGAGACGCCGACCCATCTCGCGCCGCCATCACCTCTTGGCCGATGCGCTCGTGGTACATCTCGTGGCACGCCCGCGCCAACGGGTCCATCTTGTCCATGTCGGCCATTAAGATCTTCGATTCTTGTGACATTTTGGTCAACGATAGCTGTGTCGCTTCGTTGGTGGCCTTCATGGTAGCGGCGTGGGCTTCCAGCTTCGCCGCCTCCACCTTCTCCCTCTCCAACGCGATCTTCATGTATTGCTTGTCGAGGATTGCCTTCCACACGACGGTGGCCCTATATATCCGACGCTTCCTTGTTCTCAACCGAGAATGAGTTGATCATCTTCTCGAGGGAGGCGTCCACGGCTGCCAATAACGGCGCTGCATTCCTCCcggccttggccttcttgttgccaTTGGGGCGCCCGGTGGAGGCGCCGGCTGGATCGACCGGCCCATCTTCCCCGTCCTTCAATAGAGTGTGGAGGAGGTCGTCCCATTTCTTGCAACCTTGGAGCTTGTTGTAGCAATGCATGAAGGGGAAGTCTTTGTCCTCGTGTTGGTGCTTGTACATGTCAAGAGCTTGGAGCATCTAGCAATATGTAAGAATAAGGATCATCTATTGATATGTAAGAAGATAGTTCATCAATTCATATGTAACAACAAGGATCATCAATTCATATGTAAGAAGATAGTTCATCAATTCATATGTAACAATTAGGATCATCAATTCATATGTAAGAAGATAGGCGTAGATCATACCCAATCCACCATCGTCTTGCCGCTCTCCTTCTGTGCCTTGATCTTCTCATATTAGCCATGGAACTTGCTACACGACCCCTTGATCAAGTTCCAACGGTGAGAGAGGGCGCCCTCGTTCCGGTTCATCTCTATGGTGGCGTAATCACCATAGTTCTTCTTCTCGTTGAAGCAATCGAGAATGCGCTTGTAGTACTTGCCCCCGGTTTGGTTTGCGCCGATGATGGGGAAAAAGCTCACTTTCTTCCACACCTCGATGAGGCATTCATCCTCCATGGACCTCCACCTCGGACCATGAGTACCAGCGGAACCCTGCGCGTCCTCCTCACGCTCGCGCCGGTCTCGGCGTCGATTAGCTCTTCCTGGACTTCCTCCTCACGTTCGTCCTCCTCGGCCTCTTCTTCGTACTCGTCGACCGGCGGTTCGTAGGCATGGCCGCGGATGATGTCGTTCAGGATCTCCTCCTCGCTGGCAATCTACGCATAAAGTTACAAACTTTCAGTCGCCACCGGTGTATACGATGCACATAAcacataaaaagtaaggaaacGCACCTCGTCCTGGCCCACGGACACGCCGGACGCGCTGCCGAACACCTGGTGGGTGTGCCTACCGTCATCGGGGAAGAGGTGGTAGGGAAGGCCGGTGCCGTCCGTCACGTGGCCCTAGACCTAAGTGCGGCGCATGTCAGACGAATCGTTCAGGTCGGGGAAGCGGAAGGCGCCGCTGCCCCGAGCCATTGAATCTTGCGAGAACGGCGCGTTGTTGTCGACGATCATGCCGCTGCCCCCGAACTTGGGGGAGTAGCGGGTGCGACCATCCATCTGCGACAGCCGCATCTGCGAGATCGACGGCGCGTCCACGGTGTACCCCGCGTAGTAACCCGGCGACGACGGGGAGCTCCAGATGCTGTTTTGGCCGCCGCCCAAGCTCAGGCAGGCTTCCGCAGAGGCCGTCGCTTTCTTTCCGTCGATGGTGGCGATGCGGCGCCTCCTGCGGTCGGCCGTCATGATGGAGCGGCGTTCCATCTCCTTCTCCCAATCCTCCTGCGACATGGTCGCCGGCTTGTCCTTCGGCGCGATGGTGCGCGTCTTCAGCGGCGCTTTCGACAACGCCTTCGTCGGCGGCTTCGCTGGCTTTCTCTTCGGTGCCATGGCGCGGTGGCGAGGGTTTTTCGGGTTGAAGGATGGATGGGAGATGGAGCAACTGGCGGGAGAAATGAGCGGCGGAGGAGACGGGGTTTTGGGGGAGAAGATGTATATTTCCTCGACGTGTGGCTGATAGGCGGCTCTCACGCCCAAATTTTTTAGCCTCGAGAGGCGCCGGCGGCCCCGATTCTCGCCCTTAGCGAAGAGGTCGGCACGGGATTGCTATCGAAGTTGTTATCGGGAGCGCCGGTGAAGATGCTCTCAACGCTTCTCTACACCGGAGTTTCTCTCCACCGAAATCCCAAAACCGGGTGCTTCATCCGCttaagccaaaaaaaaaaaaactccaaatcAGCCCCGAAAGGGAGGAGCTAGACCTCTAGAGATTACTGTGCAAGATTCAGCGCATGGTGACTGGCTACCTAGAAGAACACGCACTGACTAGCACATGAGACCACACTAGCTCGTACCTCCCCCATGGTCTACCAGCTCAGCTCCGTCAACGGGGTACTCAACGTCTAAACCTACTGAGCCTTTGCATCGCATGTCGATCCATCATTTGTCTCGATCAAACTTATCCTCATCCTTCAAAAGGTAAGAGCATCTTTAGTCGCGTCCTTCAAAACACCTTCCAAATAACGTTAGTTCAAGCGAGCGTTTGGGGATGTGTTTTGTTTGTGCAGCGTTTGAGTGATATCGTTCCTTAAACGCTGCTCCAAACTTTTTTTAACATTAATTTTTTTATTTCAACAGAGAGAAAAACATTccataaactaatacataattcggAACATGATTTACACAAACTAAGACATAGTTTGGAATATGGTATCCACAAACtaagacatagtttggaacatggtatccacaaactaatacatagtttgaaccatggttgacacacatTAAAACATTGGAAAATAAAGAAAGCCAACAGTGTTGATTTCATATGTTCGCtgtcaagaaagaacactctcggGCACActcaatcacccaaactggaaaatccagttgGCATTGATAATCCTGTTATTCTCACCAAGATAGGACATACAGAAACCACCACTCTTGGCTTCAATTGGCTCGTGGCACTTTCgccgcgaagaaacaacacttagtcatcgtcctcctcggcgctgtcgccgtggtagtgtcggcggcagcgcgtctcgtcgaacaccttgacggtcATATCCCCCTCGCCAAGGTAGGAGCACGTGAGCACGCAGCCGGCTTCGAGGTCGTCGAAGCGCACAAACTTCTCCCAGccggtgtggaggtacatcttgccgcgcatgTCGAAGATCACGTCCCCAATCCACCGGCAGCAGTCACAGGCAGCCTCCCGCAGAAGCAGCGAGGCCGGCTCATTgccggcgacgaagtcggcgTAATTGTCCGGTAGCCTctcgatgccgagtgggtcgcccttgaggacgacgacgaactcAAACAACACTTCCCGCTCCTCCTCCTGCAGGTCCGACAatgaagacgacggcgtcgcaggcgacggcgagcgtgcagctctgccgcggccaccaccacggcctccgcctctaccagccttggcgtcgactcttgagatggtggcggctacggTTGGGGAGAgatgcgctagggtttgtgtgcgagGGATCAGAGAGCGACCCTTTTATAGGCcgtagggaggcgggggagcggtggcgctcattaacgccggcacgcagagctaggcgcgaggaGCCGCTTCGCTAcgtctctgcgggaactgcaccgtcgatgCGCATCAATAAGTTCCGTAGCGAGGTAGGCGACAGTTACGTTAAACTTCAATGTGCTGCTGACGCGTCGATCCCGCCACTCCTCGCCTCACTTTTCGTTGTGTTCGGCGAGCCCGGAGcgcccctgtgtagcggggaagGGCTCGGGGCGCCGAACACCGTATCGGCCCGCGCCGGATAAAAAGAGGCTTTGTGACACGCGACTGGAAACGTTTTTTTTGTCTAGCACGTCCTAAATCCCTTtgtgggacgcggctggagatgccctaacatgaAGGTGCGCGCACTCCAAGTGCTGCGAGACAGGCCGGTACGCTATATTGTAATATCAATATACTAGCGTTTGTCTACTCTAGTCTTGGGTGAATGAAGGAATCGGCCACCGTACCATGGGAGGATCGAACATCGAATGCGTGTACTGAGAGCATCTTCAGCCGTTAGCGCTTCCCACGGTCAAATTCGGTGCTAAATAGCGTCGAATTGGACGAAAGTTTAGATCGGGGAGCGCCAAAGTTCCAGCCGTCTTCCCGGTAGACACATGGTGTTCGAATTTGACCAATTTCGCCAACATTTGGCTTACTTTTACAAATAAACATTACAGTTCAACAAAATAAGacaagttttgaaacaaataaaatggaaactagttggtgttgcctcgaaacgttcatatgtgctccaccagatcatcctgcagctgttgatgcattgtggagTCTCGAATGTCCTGGCGCATAGCGATGAACACAGCCTACGATGCCGGCACCTGGtggttaggctgtgcaagaggaccgtcTCTGTCATATGGTGCAACTTGCTCGCTCGGAGGAACCGGATACTTCCGCTCATTCTCgttaatcatgttgtgtaagcacacccaatagttcatcacctcccacatctcatctttggaccaagtcaaagCGGGGAACTGGactacagcaaatctctgctggaggacaccaaatgcacgctcggcatcctttcggcaaccttcttgttccttgacatactgctgctccttcgggagggcggggcttgagatagtcttcacaaatgttacccactttggatagataccgtctgcaagatagTATCCCTTGTTATACTGTCGGCCATTGATCACAAAGTTAACCGGAGGagtatgaccctcaacaagcttgtagAAGATCGGCGAGCACTGCAAGACGTTGATATCGTTGATGGATCCCGGCATACCAAAGAAGGAGTGTCAAATCTAGAGATCATAGGTAGTCACtgcctcaagtatcacagtgcagcctttttgtgacccttgtacatttccTGGCAGGCAAATGGACAATTCTTCCATTtctaatgcatgcagtcaatgtttccaagcatccctggaaattctcgagcttcattgacagcgaggatcttaacagtgtcttcgacagtgggtgatctcaagtagatgTCCCCGAACAGTGCTATCACCGCCCtgtagaaccggtagaaacaattaaggacggtggactccgccatcctaaGATAGTCATCAGTAGAATCACCAGGAGCTCCATATGCCAGCATCCgcatagccaccgtgcacttttgAATGACGGAAAACCCTGCCATGCCGGTGCAATCCAACTTGCGTCTGAAATAGGAGTCGTACTCTCGAAGGGCATACACAATTTTCAGGAAGAGATTCCGACCCATCCTGAAACGATGCCTAAAAACAGTCTCATCATGCAATGGATCGTCGACGATGTAGTCGACGTAgagcatgcagtagccctccattcgctgcatcagcttgcacttccggcgacctggtgccgacccaccacggcgACCAATGGCTGACTCGGCGTACAAGCCGGACCGGCAAGCTAGGATCagcatgtgctcctcgtcttgggcggcggctgccatttcttcttcaaaaatctcggcgaacatctgctcctcctcctcctcgtcggagtccaTGTGTGGCCAGGCAATTGGACGAACACCTGTCGGGCGTGTAGACGAGGCGCGACGCGATGGAGCTTTTGGAGTGCGGAAAATACGCAGAGGGCAGGACGAGCGACGGAATATAGGCTGCTGGGTGGAGGAACGACGGAGTTGAGGCTACCGGCCAGCGGATTGgcgaggggtggtgccggcggcgacagAGCAACGGGAGGGGAGGGGGGATTTGCGACGACAAAATGGTGGGGTTAGTGTGTTCTCTCACCGACAGAGCGGGCCCGTCCCCGCTTTTCTCTCGTTCGGAGTCCCCAAATGCACCCCGTAGGCCGGGATGTCCTGGGCTCTCCGAACGGATGAAAGGCCAAATCCGGAAGAAAACGAGGAGCCGAGAGCGCGGTTGGACTGAATATTGTCATCCGGATGTAAAAAAAAGGCTAccaggggcctcgtcggggagacggctggagataCTCTGAATATAAGAGTGCATTATCTATGCGTGTGGATCCATCGTGAGGAAATGGCCATCCAGATCAGGTGTAAAATGCATCTACCATGTCTCGGACATGTTGCGTTGAAAACAAAAATCGCATACAAATACAAATATTAGGACATTTTCTGCGGCCTTGTCTACGTCCGTTTGGATAGGGCCGCGGACATCAAATTAGCCGTTTTGAATGGTTTGTCCATTTGGGTCAGGGTTAGCCCCAACAGTTCGACGCAATTAAAATTTGGACTAGTGGTTTAAACTGACACTTGTCGTTGTTGGAGTCATTGCTGTGGTAGTACCTGCGGCAGGATGAGTCATCGAACACCCTGACACTCATGTCATTGTCGTCTTCATAGAGGCAGTGCATCAGGCAACTGACCTGGATGTAGGCACGCGCAAACTTCTTGAAACCAAAGACGAGGTATATCTTGCCTTATCCGTTGAACCAGACGTTGACGGGCCACTAGAAAAATCCGCAGCTGGCTTCCCGTAGGTTCACGTCGACCAGCTCCCGGGCGGCGAGAAACTCTTCTCGCAGGTGCACGTCGACTGGCTCCCGAGCGGCGAGAAACTCCGCAAACTTATCAGGAAGTTTCTTTCTCCCAAAAGGGTTCTTGGTGATGTGGATGACAAACTCGAAGTCCTGGTCGTGCCTCCACTCCGAGTCAGCATGGGAAGACGAGTACACATGCGATGGCGAGTGTGCTGGTGGTGCAGATCCAACACGACCACCCTGCTCTGGCTACGGCGCGCCCCAAACTCGGCCCCTAGGACCCGTCATGGAGCACGTGGGGAGAAGGTGGATGAAGGCGTTAGGGTTGGGGATTGGGGAGGTTGCTTGGGTTGTGTGAAGAATGGATGTGGCAACGGCCCATTTTATACACTGGAGGCAGTCGAGGGAGTGGTGGCGCGCATTAAGGCCGACACCCATCGGTAGGCCCGGGGAACCTACATCGCTGTGTGGTCATTAATTCACTTGACAGGATGCAGAAGCAACGTCGCCCCGCCTAATTATCCCGCGCCACGTAGAAGATGAAGCAGACATGGTCGATGCCAGGCGGTCCCAAGGAAGGCGGAAGGTATCACGTGTTGCGTCTGTGCAGACGCATTCACTGCCCAAATTTAGGTCAGGAATGCGTCTTGGCGGAtagcccagtcactatgcgtctaGCCGCTGGGCTCGGACAGACCCATCTTTTATCCACGTGAATAAAAAGGATCACTTTCATTCATTTGCGTCGAGCCGCTGGAGATGTAGGGCCCTGGAAATGCCCTTACTGCAGTATGCTAGCTAGGTTAATTTTGCCATCACAAGTATTACCTAGCTAGCTTGAATAATGCAACTAAGCTCTTCAAGAGGAGGAATCTTGAAAGCTAATTCTCGTCAAATCTCCAATTCCTTTGATGTACTATCCATAAAGAAATCATGCTTAGGGCATCTTTGATTGGTGTGAATATTTTTTATTTAAATAAAAGGTGCTTTCTCGAATAATACAAGGGAAGGGAAGAAAGCATGGCTTCATGCCTCAGTGAATCTATTAATGATCATGCCATTGATTTCGTTGCCTCCACGAAACTATGAAGAAAAAATTTCCCTAGTTTCCCAAGTTTCTTTCGACGACGTGGcttagcccagtggttggggtcgcagtggcgcaccccaacgaTCGGAGTTCAATTCCTGTCAGGGACGAATTCCGGAATTCTCACGCCAaatcccgcttctactatatcaaaaagTGTATAGTTCCTCCTAGACATGGTTTTATTTTTTTGACGACGTGGGCTTAGCCTAGTGTTTGGGGttgcagtggcgcaccccaacgaCCGGTGTTCGATTCCTGTCAGGGACGAATTTCAAAATTGTCACGGCAAGTctcgcttctactatat includes the following:
- the LOC127310458 gene encoding uncharacterized protein, which translates into the protein MEGYCMLYVDYIVDDPLHDETVFRHRFRMGRNLFLKIVYALREYDSYFRRKLDCTGMAGFSVIQKCTVAMRMLAYGAPGDSTDDYLRMAESTVLNCFYRFYRAVIALFGDIYLRSPTEEEREVLFEFVVVLKGDPLGIERLPDNYADFVAGNEPASLLLREAACDCCRWIGDVIFDMRGKMYLHTGWEKFVRFDDLEAGCVLTCSYLGEGDMTVKFG